DNA from Evansella sp. LMS18:
ATGGAGCAGAAAGAGTGGATGGAGGAGCATTTTCTTACTGGGGTCGCAGAGGAGCTGTCAAAGAAAACAGATGAAGATAAATTCACCCTTGATGAGACGATAGTACAGCTTTCTAAAGATGTAAAGCAATTGTATGGAAGGCCAGTTGAAGACGTGGAAGTACAGGCAGCGGTTAAAAGATACATTGAAGCAAGTTTCGCATTTCTTGGTGAAGAATTAATAGAGAAGCTAGCTGAGACTGAGATGGAGGAGTCGGAAATTCAGGAACTGGAAAAAATGGCCCCCTCTCCATTTACAGAGGAAGAGCAGCAATGGCTTAATCGGGCAATGGAATATTATGCGCAGCAAGCAGAGATGGAGCAGAGTTAACCAGAATTGATTTTTTGAAAAATCGAAAACAGCACAATATGATTTTAACAGCTGTTCTTTTGCTTCGTGCAGAAGGACAGCTGTTTTTCTCAGTGAGAAAGTTGTTGGTCTAAGTAAAAAGTTTTTAAAACAGCGATAAACCAAGTTTACAATCTATTCCAAGTGGATATTAGAGGAAAGAACAGACAGAGTTTAATAGTTTTACAAAATGTAATTTAACAGCAAGCGCTCTGCCGAATTAACAATCAGGAAGCTGACTTGAGATTAAGTCACTTAACATCCAAGAGGGGGTATTTGATGGATCCAATCGAAAAGGCGGTTAAAACATTATCACAAAGACATCCTCTGTTTCAAACCGAGGAAGAATTGAAAACAGCATTCGCTGATGAGCTGCAGCACTTTGGTTTTTCCTGTGAAATAGATAAAACGCATGACGGAATTAAAATTGATATCTGGGCACAACACGGTGAGGAAGATTCTGTTTATGCTATTCTCCTCCACAACAAAACGGCAAAACTGGAAGCAACCTCCCAGGGCCGTGATTACGATCTGAATTCAGATGATGAACAGGCTACGGGGAGATATGATTTTGTTAAAGCTATTTCAGATTTAGAAGCGCTGGCCGGAGAAGGAGGAGAACTAAAAGGAGCTGTGATAATGCTTACAAATGACCAGCTCTACTGGCAGCCGCCTGCAAAACTGGACTCGGTGGACAAGGATTTTCTTCTTTTTAATGGAAGAAAAATGTTCGGCAAACTAAAATGGGGGAAAGATGCTTCTGAGAATAAAGTGCCGAAAACCGAGATAAAGCTGAGGGGCTCATACCAGCTGAACTGGAAGCATTACTATAAAGTAAAAAATGATAAAAATGGCGAGTTCAAATATTTGTATGTGCATATATAAAAAGCACTTTCAGACAAGTAGTCCGAAAGTGCATTAGTAATACTTTATTTTTGCTTCGGCATCAAATAATGAAAACCGAGGTAGGCTTTAGCAAGGATATAAGAAATCACCGCCAGAGTCACGATGGAAGCGAACATATGGAGAGATGAACTCCAGTTGGCAAGCTCCATATAATGGGCAAGCATACCGATTACACCATTTAAGATGGTTAAAACCATTACAATAACTGCCGGAATAACAAGCATTTGCGCCTTTAATGCATAGAATAAGAACCAGAACGCGTACACCACTACTACAACTGCCATAATGGTATGGAACATATAAAGAGTATCAGCGATTAGTGGTGATTCAAATAATAGTTTATCCGGCTCCTGGCCGAAAGTAATCTTACTTGCACGGCTGTGCTTAAAGAAAGCTCCGAGAATAATCTCAAAAAAGAGCAGCAGGAATACAATTAGACTTGGTGTGGAAATGATTTTTAATTTTCTTCGTTCCTCAATGTGCTGAGGCTCCAGTTCGTTTATCGGGTAACGCTGCAATGCTACCGCGAGAAAAATTAAGCTCACCAGCAGTACGAGGCTGTTGTTTACATCAAGTGTTGTAAATCCTGGTGGTGAACTAAGTACTACGTTCACTCCGCCAGTTGCAGCCTGTAAAAGAAGAAAGAAACTCGTTAATGGAGCAAGTATTTTAACAGCTTGTTCACCAGGGTACCTTCTTCTCCATGCTAAGATACTGTTAATTAAAATGAAAAAGCCCAAGAACATTGTAAATACACGATGGGAATATTCGATAGCGACATTAATAGTGAAATCAGGGATCCACTGGCCGTTACACTGTGGGTATGTGGTCCCGCAGGCATCACCTGAATTCGTTGCCACAACTAAATTTCCGAGCATAAGTGCTAATATCGTTATAAAAGTTGTCAATGCAGCAAAACGGTGTCTCATATATTGGTTCCTCCTGTAAAGTGACATAGGTGGCATGTTAGTATCAACTTATCTATCATACTAAATTTCCTGCCTGATTTGTTAGTTAACCGAACAATGTTAAAAATTAGTCACAAAATACGTTTTTTTGTCGTTGACAAAGATGGGGTATGGCCAAAGGTAAAATATTATCCTGGCCATCATACATAATTGCAGTGGAAATGTCTTATTCTCGTGCTCACTTCATACCTATGTTATAATAACGTCTGGCTAAAAAAATAACAAATCCGGCGCTCCATCCGGGAGAGGTTCTAGCTCACACCCTCTATAAAAAACTAAGGAAACGATATTAAACCATATCCTTAGGGATGTGGTTTTTTTAGTTATGTGGCGGATTAAAAGATGGTTGGCAGTGGTGAAACGGGTAGTTGCCAGTTGAATTGGGGTTTTTGTCTGGAAGTTAGTATTCAATGAACGAAAATGGATGGTCAATGAACGAAACAGGATGTTCAATGAACGAAAACAGCATGCCAATGAACGAAACGGAGTAGTCAATCGTCGAAATCAGCGTGTTAATCAACGAACATGATTTTAATCAACGAAAACAGCACGCCAATCAACGAAATGGAGTAGTCAATCGTCGAAATCAGCGTGTTAATCAACGAACGTGGTTTTAATCAACGAAATCAGCATGCCAATCAACGGAACGGAGTAGTCAATCGACGAAATCAGGTTGTCAATCAACGAACGTGGTTTTAATCAATGAAAACAGCATGCCAATCAACGAAACGGAGTAGTCAATCAACGAAATCAGGTTGTCAATCAACGAAACGGAGTAGTCAATCAGCGAAATCAGGTTGTCAATCAACGAACGTGGTTTTAATCAACGAAAACAGCATGTCAATCAACGAAATAGAGTAGTCAATCGACGAAATCAGCGTGTTAATCAACGAACGTGGTTTTAATGAACGAAACCAGCGTGTTAATCGTCGAAATCAGCTTGTCAATCAACGAAACCAGCGTGTTAATCAACGAACATGATTTTAATCAACGAAACCAGCGTGTTAATCAACGAACGTGACTAACCAGCTGGTTAAGCCACGCAAAATAATATACAAACAGGTGGGATACAGAATGCTAAAGAATGAAAAAGCAGTCGTTGTTTTCAGCGGTGGACAGGACAGTACTACATGCCTGTTCTGGGCACTGGAAAACTTTAAAGAAGTAGAGACAGTAACTTTCAATTACAATCAGCGGCACAGTCTGGAGATTGAAGTAGCACAAAAAATTGCCGACGAACTGAATGTGAAAAACACCGTTCTCGATATGTCACTCCTTAACCAGCTCGCGCCGAGCGCCCTGACAAGAGACGATATAGAAATAGAAGAAAAGGAGGGGGAGCCGCCATCCACTTTTGTGGAAGGGAGAAATCTCCTGTTCTTATCATTTGCCGCTATTTACGGCAAACAGGCTGGAGCCCGCCATATTATCACAGGAGTTTGTGAGACGGACTTCAGCGGGTATCCCGACTGCCGGGACGCTTTTGTGAAATCACTGAATGTAACGCTTAATTTATCGATGGACCACCAGTTTGTTTTACACACACCGCTCATGTGGCTCGATAAAGCGGACACGTGGAAGCTTGCCGATGAGCTTGGGGCGCTGGATTTTGTCCGTAATAAGACGCTTACTTGCTATAACGGAATCATTGCTGACGGATGCGGTGAATGCCCGGCCTGTGTTTTAAGAAGAAGAGGGTTGGACTCTTATTTGCAGGAGAAAAATAATCGGATAGAGAAAGGGTGAAGCTCTTATGTACGGTTTTCGGATTGTCGATAAACTGGAAAAAATCGATGAAGACATTCAGCGGGATCAGTTGAAATATCATTCGAAACGAGTGCTTGTAAGCAAGGAATTTACCTTCGATGCTGCGCACCACCTTCATTGCTACGAAGGTAAATGCAAAAACCTCCATGGCCATACGTATAAAGTTATTTTTGGAATCAGCGGCTTTGTGGATGAAACAGGCTTAATGATAGACTTTGGAGATATAAAAGAAATATGGAAAAAGGAAATCGAGATCCATCTCGATCATCGTTATCTTAATGAAACATTGCCGCCGATGAATACGACCGCGGAGAACATGGTTGTCTGGATTTTTGAGAAAATGGCAGAGGCTGTCGCCGTTCGGGAAACACTCAGCAGGGAACAAGGGGCGCGAGTAGAGTTTGTCCGACTGTATGAAACACCGACCAGTTATGCAGAAGCAAGACGGGAGTGGATGGAAGCTTGACTACAATACCAGTTCTAGAGATTTTTGGCCCGACCATTCAGGGGGAAGGAATGGTCATCGGCAAAAAAACGATGTTCATACGGACTGCCGGCTGTGACTATTCCTGTTCCTGGTGTGATTCCGCTTTTACCTGGGACGGCTCCGCAAAGGACGACATTGTGCAGATGAGCCCGGAAGATATATGGGAAAAACTTCAGGCACTAGGCGGTAACCGTTTTTCTCATGTTACGGTTTCAGGCGGTAATCCAGCACTTTTGAAAAACCTGGCTGGGGTTATTGCATTATTAAAGAAGAATAATATTGAAGTCGCATTAGAAACACAGGGAAGCCGGTGGCAGGACTGGTTTTTGGAGATTGATGATCTGACCATTTCTCCTAAGCCTCCTAGTTCAGGTATGATTACAGACTATAATAAGCTAGATGATATTATCCGGAGGTTAAAGGAAAACAGCCGGCTTCCACACACAAGCCTGAAAGTGGTTATTTTTAATGATGCAGATCTAGCATACGCCAAAAATATAGCTGTAAGATATCCGGAGGTACCCCTGTATCTCCAGACAGGGAATGACGATACAGCCAGTGAGGATACAGCTGACCTTGCTGCAGTGCTCCTGGAAAAATACGAAGCGCTGATCGATAAAGTCGCTGCTGATCCGGCATTGAACGATGTCCGTGTTCTGCCGCAGCTCCACACTTTAGTATGGGGGAATAAGCGGGGCGTCTGATTAGAGGGCTGTTTGAATTAGATTCCTGAACAGCAGGAGCAGGGAAAGACAAAAAGCATTGGAAAAATTCCAATGCTTTTTTGTTACGTCTTCACCTGATGTAGTGTAGTTTCTTATGGATTTACCAAAAATTGAAACTTTTGGTAATTTACATTCGTAAAATTAAATACCTTAATATTTTTCTAAGGTTACCAGTTACATATTTAACTAAATCACAAGGAAGCAGCTGAAAATATACAAATTGAAGTTATTTTAACTGTTTTTATCGGATTATTTATCATGCTGATAGGTTTCCTCGTTTTTAAAAAGAAAGCACTTTTTCTCGTTAATTATAATTCCTGGACCGTTTTTGGAGAACACCAGGAATTGCTGGCAAAAATATTCGGGATCGCCTTATTCATAATCGGTCTTATAATAACGTTACTTCCGGTCATATTAGGGACCGATAAAATTAATCCATTGTAATACAAATCTTGAGGAGGTTCACTTATGGAGATGGAAACTTTACCTGCCTGGTTTTGGGGCGCTTACTATCTGTTTTTACTCACCACATTATCCTTAACAATCTATTGTATTTTGAAAAATAGAATTAAAAAATTGTCCATAGCGAATCTTCTTATCATAATTAGTTCAGATCCTATGTGGTTTATTCAAAGTATTGGAAGAATGGAAGGCACAGAATTTGACTGGCTGATGTCCCAGTTGGCCGCGGGTGCTTTATGGCCCATCTATGTTTTGTTTGGATTTCTGTTTATGGTCATCTGGTGGGTTGTCTTTCTAATAAGCCTTATAACAAAATCATCTCCCGAAAAAGCAGCTTACTAGCTGTTTTTTGTTATACTTAGTTAAGACTGACTATTCGGAATTTAAGTTCAATGGTGAAAATTTATAATATCAATAACTAAAGGAGCCAGCCAGCTATGGAATTTTTGAAAGCAGAAAAAGTCAGAGACCTATTGACCATGAAGGAAACAGTGGAGGCAATCGAGGAATTTTATCAGGAAGACACCGAAGGGAAAATTATCTCGCCGGAGAGAATGCATATTGAAGATGAAGGGAATACGAGCTTGTTAATGCCCTCCTATTTTGGTGAGTACTATGCGACAAAATTGGTAGGGGTCGCACCGGGAAACACGAAGCTAGGAAAGCCAACAATTCATGGAATCATGGCACTATACAACCGGCTTACAATGGAGCCGCTGCTTCTTTGTGATGCCGTGCCTGTAACAGAGAGGCGGACAGGAGCTCTCGGAGGATTAGGGATGAAGTACCTTGCGAAGAAAAAGGCAGTGACTTTAGGAATTGTCGGCACTGGAACACAGGGATGGAGCCACCTGCAGTCTGCAATCACGGTCCGCAGCATAGAAAAAGTGTACATACATAACAGAACAGAGGAGAAAGCCGACGCATTTATTGAAAAAGCTCAAAAAGAATACCCACACATACATATTGAGAAAACTAGCCCGGAAGTTCTAGTGAAGCTGTCCGATATTATAGTCACTGCCACCACCTCGACTACTCCTGTTTTACCTGATCTTTCGGCAGAGGAATGGAAAGGGAAATTAATCGTAGGGGTCGGATCTTTCCGCCCGGCTATGCAGGAAATTCCTGACTCTGTTTTGAAGCTGGCTGATGAAATACATGTTGATGCAGCAGGGGCGTTTTGTGAGTCCGGGGATATGCTAAAAGCGCAAGATCTGGGTAGGAAACGTGAAGATTCCTTGGCCTTGAAGGAGATAATCGGCAATTCCTATAAACCGGATAACCCTGAAGAAAAATTGATTATTTTCAAATCTGTCGGCGATGCAGTGTTTGATCTGGTTACTGTAAAGGCACTTTATGAGAAATACAGCTGATGATTCAAGAGTTCTGTTTGCGGCGAATTAATGACGGGGACCTGTTTTTTAAAAAATATAATAACGAACATGAAAACGGAGGGGAATTATGCTGAAGCTGTATATAACAAGACACGGGGAAACTGTTTGGAATACGGAAAAAAGAATGCAGGGATGGGGAGATTCTGAGCTGACGGAAAGCGGAGTGAGAAACGCCGAATTCCTCAGTAATAGATTGAAGAATATTGATTTTGCAGCAATCTATTCCAGTCCAAGCAAACGTGCGCGGCTAACCGCGGAGTTAATTAAAGGGGAGAGAGAATTACCAGTTATATTGGAGGACAATTTAAAGGAAATACATCTTGGAGAATGGGAGGGCCGGACCGTTACAGAAATCGAGAAAACGGACCCGGATCGCTTCCACTCCTTTTGGAAGGCACCTCATCTTTATGAACCACAAGGTGGAGAAAGCTATGAGGAATTAAGAAACAGGCTTACTGCATTTTTGAAAAATGCAGAGGAAACTCATCCTTCAGGAGACGTACTGGTTGTGACTCATTCTGCCGTAATAAAGATGCTGTCAGCTATTTTTAAAGAGCTTCCCTTAGAAAAGCTGTGGGATCCGCCATACATACATGATACGAGCCTGACAATCGTGGAAGTCGACGGACATGGGTACAACATACATATTGAAGGAGACATTTCACACAGGCTGGATGTACAGGGAACGAATTGACTATATGGAGGGCGGAACCTTTATGGAATATGGAAAACTGGCAAATAAATTTAATAGATTTGCCACAGAGGAGTGCAGAGGGTCAAGTGAGTTGTATGAGTATTTGTCTTTACAGATCGCACAAGATAAAGAAATTTTGGAGCTGGCTTCTCATTCGCAGCCAGGTCAGCCTGTCCCTAATTTGCTGTTGGGGGCAGTTCATTATTTATTGCTCAGGGGTAAAGAGCATAAGCTGAAGTATTATTATCCAAGTATCGTGCCGAAACCACAAAATATGGAAGAAATTTATCCATATTTCAAGGATTTTTGCATGGAGAATAGAGGAGAAATAATCAGCCTGCTGAAAAAATGGCTGGTCCAGACAAACGAAGTGAGGCGCTGTTCTTATCTCTATCCTGTTTTCAATTACATTTATGAGACTGTGAAAAAACCATTGGCTCTCATTGAAATAGGGACAAGTGCCGGCCTCCAGCTGTTATGGGATAAATATAGTTATTCTTATGGGACGGATGAGGTATATGGCAATACTGCTTCAAATGTTACGATAACTTCGGAAGTGAGAGGGGCCAACTTCCCGGCTGCTTATATGGCCAACCCTCCGGTAGCTGTCCGAATTGGCGTGGACCTTAATACAATTGACCTGACGAATGAGGACGAATATCTCTGGCTTCAAGCACTAATCTGGCCGGAGCATGAGGAAAGAAGAGAATTGCTTTCGAGTGCCGCAGAATATGTGAAGAAATCATCTGTCACCCTTATCGAAGGGGATGGAACAGATTTACTTATGGAACTGGAAAAAGAAATTTCTGAGAAATACGCAATTTGTGTTTTTCATACACACGTGGCAAATCAAATGCCTCAGGAAAGTAAATCGAAGCTCCTGAAGAATGTGGAGGAGATCGGAGAAAAAAGAGAGATTTTCCATCTGTATAATAATATTTTTGACGGAAACCTGCACCTTGATTTTTATAGCGGGGCTCAGGGATATCGTAAAAAAGTAGGGGAGACTGACGGGCATGGAAGATGGTTTACCTGGGAGTTGGACAACTTGGAAAATCGGCGGGGAACGGTTTCGAGAAATAGAAATGTACAATCAGCGGGAGACGGCCTTGCGTGACTTGAGAAGGAGCAAAAGGAAAACTCAGGGTATGCAAGAGGCTCTTGCATTAGTTGAAATGCTGCACTCGCACCACTCAAGGGATGCAAAATTTCTAACTACCATCAAATATGTTAGAGGATTGTGATTTGCATGTTAAAAACAAAACCACTGGAAAATAAAGATTACGAGCTTATTAAAGAAGCGGAAAAGGTTATCGGAACAAATTATGTATATGGCAGACATCATATTGGGGCGGCAGTCAGATCGAAGACAGGGAAAATCTTTTCAGCTGTTCATGTGGAAGCGAATGTAGGAAGGATTACGGTTTGCGGCGAGGCAATCGCAATCGGTAAGTCTATATCAGAGGGAGAGCATGAGTTTGAAACGATTGTAGCAGTGGCTCACCCGCATCCTCATGAAAATATTGAAAAATGCTGGGTTGTTTCCCCTTGCGGCATGTGCCGGGAGTTAATCAGTGATTATGGGAAAGACACTGAGGTCATTATTTCTTATAAAGATAAACTTGTGAAATGTAACATTCTGGAACTCTTGCCGGAAAAGTATTAGAAAAATTTTAATTTAATTCCTTCAAAATAAAAACGGTTTTATTTATCTGGTTTATTTCCTCTTAATAGGGGAGAATTCCTAATCCTCTCAAGGTGCTTTTTTTCTATACGGGTATTCCAGATGCTGTATTTAAAGCCATTAGTACGTCGATTTTTTCCCGAAGTCACAGACCTCACCTCCTGTAACATATAGTTCCAATTACAGAGCAAATCTATGCAGCAGGAAGAGGGGACAATAATAGAAAGGAGCGTCCTGTTATTATTCCATTTTCAGTTATATTTTTGGTGTTTATGCTGTTTATAACAGCAACAGGATTCATGCTAATAAAATTTGCGAGAAGAAAAAGCACAAAACATAAGAAAGGTCCTGGGTTTTACATATATAGCGTGTTACTGGGGTTAGTTTTTATTACGCTGACATACTGGTTTGCGGGAGGGTATACATTATTTCCGGAGGACAGTGCATATCTTGACGGCCAGGGCTTCATCATTGTTCACGTCTATCTCCCGTTAGTCTGTATGTTCTTTGCACTTTTCCTACTGCTAAAGTTTCCCCTGTATGCAGGTCTCGGGGCCATCTTCTGCTTTTGGGTCGCGGCTTTTGGGGTATTGGTCATAGGGATTACTAGCATGTGAAAAATAATTGTTGACTGTAATTTCATTATGTAAACTAATTGAAGAAAGGAATTAATAAAAATGAAACTTCCGATTTACCAGATCGATGCATTCACAAATGAACAATTTAAAGGAAATTACGCAGCTGTCTGTCCCCTGGAGAAGTGGATCAGCGATGATTTAATGCAGAAAATAGCCGCGGAAAACAATCTGCCGGAGACGTCTTTTTTCGTAAAAGAGGGAGAGGGTTATGGCCTTAGATGGTTCACGCCAACTGGTGAAATAGATTTGTGCGGGCATGCAACATTAGCTTCAGCATTTGTTATATTTACATATCTTGATAAAACAGCCTCGGAGATTAGCTTCAGTACAAAAAGCGGGTTATTAGAAGTTACAAAGGAAGACGACCTGTTAACTTTACTTTTTCCTTCCCGGCCGGGAGAAAAATGCGATGCTCCTGAGGAACTTATAAAAGGATTGGGGAAGAAACCTCTGGAGGTATATAAATCAAGGGATTACATGGCTGTTTTTGAGACAGAACAGGATATATTAAATCTTAATCCCGACATGAGTGAGCTGAAAAAGCTGGATGCAGCTGGAGTAATCGTCACAGCAAAAGGCACAAATGCAGATTTCGTATCAAGATTTTTCGCCCCGAGGTTAGGGATAGAAGAAGACCCGGTCACAGGCTCCACTCATTGTACATTAGTGCCATACTGGAAACAGCAGCTGGGTAAAAATGAATTCAAAGCAAAGCAACTGTCAGAAAGAGGTGGAAAGATTTACTGTACTGATTTAGGCGACAAAATTAAATTAGCAGGACAGGCAGTTACTTATTTGGAAGGGTATATTACGATAAGTTAATTTCTGCAGCTGCCGGGTTTAATGGCAGACAGTTAGTTATATGAGATTCTTCCACGTAAAAGATTTAGATTTAACAATTATAAAAGCCTCCGTGCAGCTGCCAGCATAGAGGCTTTTTGTCATCTGTTACATTTAATCAGCGAAAAAGGGGTGTGCAATGAACGAAACAGCCGGATCAATAAACAAAAAGGTATTTAATCGGCGAAATTGGTATTTCAATCAACGAAAAGAGAGGTCTAATCAACGAAATAGTGGCTTCAATCAACGAAAAGGTATTCAATCGGCGAAATTGGTAGTTCAATCAACGAAAAGGGAGGTCTAATCAACGAAATAGTGGCTTCAATCAACGAAAAGGTATTCAATCGGCGAAATAGGGCGTTCAATCAACGAAATAGGGCGTTCAATCAACGAAAATGGCCTGTCAATCAACGAAATTGGTAATCCGATGCATGAAACGCATGTAATCCTCTAAATCACATAACAATCTTCAACCTGCAAAAACCAACTCAGCCGTATAATCTGATCATACGGCCGTTTTTTATCCATCGTGCCGATTTTTAACCACCTGATCAAGGATCAGATGGAAAAAATAATGATGGCGGTGCAGCAGCCTGTAAACGTTTAAAAAAGGGGGAATTAAAAACTGAATCTGGATGGTTTGCTGCTGATTTAAAAGGTTCGAAATGCATTGGGAATTGAGCAGACGTAAAACAATGGTAAATAAAAAAACAGGAAATCGCTGCCGATTTCCTGTTATCCCATTTTAATATATTACAACCGGATCGTAGGTGCTCAAGTTTTCGTAGACTTTTTTCATTACGTCTGGTGGAATGTTAACACAGCCATTAGATCCTGCGTTTAGGTAGGCGTTACCTGACCAGTTGTTCCGCCAGTCAGCGTCATGGAATCCCTGGCCGCTGTTTGTAAATGGCGCCCAGTATTTTACATCTGTCGCGTATCTTTCTCCATCCGCCCCAACCCCGTTAAGTGTGTAATCCGTTGTTTTGTAAAGGATATACCACACACCTGGCAATGTTCCCCGGTTTGTACTTTCATCCCCAGTAACAACATTAGTCGTTACGACAAGTTCACCGTCTTTGTATATCCACATTCGCTGTTCCTCAAGGGAAACTTCTGCATATGTGTTACCAATGCCGTCGTTTGATGTCACGTCAAATCCATAGCCTTCACCTTGCCAGCCATTTCCGTAAGTATTGGCAGCAGAGATTGATTTTTCTCCATTTTCAAAAGCGGCGTGAATGGCTTCTGCCTCTTTTTCTGTTTCAA
Protein-coding regions in this window:
- a CDS encoding heme A synthase, which encodes MRHRFAALTTFITILALMLGNLVVATNSGDACGTTYPQCNGQWIPDFTINVAIEYSHRVFTMFLGFFILINSILAWRRRYPGEQAVKILAPLTSFFLLLQAATGGVNVVLSSPPGFTTLDVNNSLVLLVSLIFLAVALQRYPINELEPQHIEERRKLKIISTPSLIVFLLLFFEIILGAFFKHSRASKITFGQEPDKLLFESPLIADTLYMFHTIMAVVVVVYAFWFLFYALKAQMLVIPAVIVMVLTILNGVIGMLAHYMELANWSSSLHMFASIVTLAVISYILAKAYLGFHYLMPKQK
- the queC gene encoding 7-cyano-7-deazaguanine synthase QueC codes for the protein MYKQVGYRMLKNEKAVVVFSGGQDSTTCLFWALENFKEVETVTFNYNQRHSLEIEVAQKIADELNVKNTVLDMSLLNQLAPSALTRDDIEIEEKEGEPPSTFVEGRNLLFLSFAAIYGKQAGARHIITGVCETDFSGYPDCRDAFVKSLNVTLNLSMDHQFVLHTPLMWLDKADTWKLADELGALDFVRNKTLTCYNGIIADGCGECPACVLRRRGLDSYLQEKNNRIEKG
- the queD gene encoding 6-carboxytetrahydropterin synthase QueD, with product MYGFRIVDKLEKIDEDIQRDQLKYHSKRVLVSKEFTFDAAHHLHCYEGKCKNLHGHTYKVIFGISGFVDETGLMIDFGDIKEIWKKEIEIHLDHRYLNETLPPMNTTAENMVVWIFEKMAEAVAVRETLSREQGARVEFVRLYETPTSYAEARREWMEA
- the queE gene encoding 7-carboxy-7-deazaguanine synthase QueE — protein: MTTIPVLEIFGPTIQGEGMVIGKKTMFIRTAGCDYSCSWCDSAFTWDGSAKDDIVQMSPEDIWEKLQALGGNRFSHVTVSGGNPALLKNLAGVIALLKKNNIEVALETQGSRWQDWFLEIDDLTISPKPPSSGMITDYNKLDDIIRRLKENSRLPHTSLKVVIFNDADLAYAKNIAVRYPEVPLYLQTGNDDTASEDTADLAAVLLEKYEALIDKVAADPALNDVRVLPQLHTLVWGNKRGV
- a CDS encoding ornithine cyclodeaminase family protein, with the protein product MEFLKAEKVRDLLTMKETVEAIEEFYQEDTEGKIISPERMHIEDEGNTSLLMPSYFGEYYATKLVGVAPGNTKLGKPTIHGIMALYNRLTMEPLLLCDAVPVTERRTGALGGLGMKYLAKKKAVTLGIVGTGTQGWSHLQSAITVRSIEKVYIHNRTEEKADAFIEKAQKEYPHIHIEKTSPEVLVKLSDIIVTATTSTTPVLPDLSAEEWKGKLIVGVGSFRPAMQEIPDSVLKLADEIHVDAAGAFCESGDMLKAQDLGRKREDSLALKEIIGNSYKPDNPEEKLIIFKSVGDAVFDLVTVKALYEKYS
- a CDS encoding histidine phosphatase family protein gives rise to the protein MLKLYITRHGETVWNTEKRMQGWGDSELTESGVRNAEFLSNRLKNIDFAAIYSSPSKRARLTAELIKGERELPVILEDNLKEIHLGEWEGRTVTEIEKTDPDRFHSFWKAPHLYEPQGGESYEELRNRLTAFLKNAEETHPSGDVLVVTHSAVIKMLSAIFKELPLEKLWDPPYIHDTSLTIVEVDGHGYNIHIEGDISHRLDVQGTN
- a CDS encoding DUF2332 domain-containing protein, giving the protein MEYGKLANKFNRFATEECRGSSELYEYLSLQIAQDKEILELASHSQPGQPVPNLLLGAVHYLLLRGKEHKLKYYYPSIVPKPQNMEEIYPYFKDFCMENRGEIISLLKKWLVQTNEVRRCSYLYPVFNYIYETVKKPLALIEIGTSAGLQLLWDKYSYSYGTDEVYGNTASNVTITSEVRGANFPAAYMANPPVAVRIGVDLNTIDLTNEDEYLWLQALIWPEHEERRELLSSAAEYVKKSSVTLIEGDGTDLLMELEKEISEKYAICVFHTHVANQMPQESKSKLLKNVEEIGEKREIFHLYNNIFDGNLHLDFYSGAQGYRKKVGETDGHGRWFTWELDNLENRRGTVSRNRNVQSAGDGLA
- a CDS encoding cytidine deaminase, whose amino-acid sequence is MLKTKPLENKDYELIKEAEKVIGTNYVYGRHHIGAAVRSKTGKIFSAVHVEANVGRITVCGEAIAIGKSISEGEHEFETIVAVAHPHPHENIEKCWVVSPCGMCRELISDYGKDTEVIISYKDKLVKCNILELLPEKY
- a CDS encoding PhzF family phenazine biosynthesis protein, which encodes MKLPIYQIDAFTNEQFKGNYAAVCPLEKWISDDLMQKIAAENNLPETSFFVKEGEGYGLRWFTPTGEIDLCGHATLASAFVIFTYLDKTASEISFSTKSGLLEVTKEDDLLTLLFPSRPGEKCDAPEELIKGLGKKPLEVYKSRDYMAVFETEQDILNLNPDMSELKKLDAAGVIVTAKGTNADFVSRFFAPRLGIEEDPVTGSTHCTLVPYWKQQLGKNEFKAKQLSERGGKIYCTDLGDKIKLAGQAVTYLEGYITIS